GGACGATGGCGGCGCGCAGTTCGGCATTGTCCCGCGAGAGTTGTGGGAGAGGGAAAAACCCGCCAATGCCCGTCACCGCATTAAGATGAGCCTGACCTGCCCGTTGATCCTGACTGGAAACGAAGTGATTCTCGTGGATACCGGCATCGGCAACCGGCTGAGCGAGCGCGAGCGGCAAATTTACGATCCAGAACCGGCAGACCGTTTGACGAACGGTCTGCGCGCGCTGGGGCTCGCGCCGGACGATGTCACCCATGTCATCTTGTCGCATTTACATTTCGATCACGTGGGTGGAGTCATCGACAAAGCGGCCACCGGCGACCTCCGGCTCGTGTTCCCCAAAGCACGTTTCTTCATGCAGAAAGCGGAATGGGACCTGGCACTGTCGCCTACGGATGAGCGCCTCGCAGCAGCCTATCGACACGCGCCCGAGTGTTTGCAGGCGCTGGAGAACGTGACTCTGCTCGAAGGCGACTCGTCGATTACCGCCGGAGTGCGGACAGCAGTCTCCGGAGGCCACACCGACTTGCACCAGTGTGTGATCGTCGAAGCAGGAGGCACGGGGCTGATTCATTTGGCGGACATCGTGCCGACGACCTCGCATATTCGACTCGCCTGGAATGCCGCGTACGACACCAACCCGCTGGGCACGATCGCCGCCAAGAAACGTTTCTTCGCCGAAGCACGGGCCAAGAACCTGTGGGTGTCGTTTTCCCACGACGATCAAGTCGCGGCGGCGCGGTTGGGACCCGAAGGCGGCAAAGCGCCGCAGCTCGCCGAGACGATTCGTGTCGGGTAAAGTGTCGCCATGCGGTTGATTCGCACCAAAGAGCAGAAAGATAACCTGGCAAAATCCTGCTAGGATCTTTTCAAGATTACGATTACGGCATTGGTCATCGCACCACTAGCTAAACCAGAGACGGTAGATGCTCGCGCAGTAGCCTTGGGATTATTCATCGGCGTACTATTTGCCGTACTTGGATATATCCTAGACGGAAAGGAGGTGAAGCCATGAATCCACTGGAAATGGTCTTCCTTGGCCTTGGAGTAATAGCCTTTATTATCGGCTTTATAATCTTCACGGACACCGGCCTCAAGTGGAAAGGGAAGGACTGAGACATGCTCAACTCAACTCCTGTCATCGCTGGCGTCTCTTTTCCGTTCTGCTTAATGAATGCCGCCGGTGCGTTGTCTACTAGCTGGGAAGAGTTGCTCGCCTTGGCCTCCTCTGACGCTGGTGCAGTCGTTACCAAGTCGATTACGCAAGAGTCTTTTCTCGACCCCGGCGCGCGTTGCGGTATCGAGAACCCCGGGGTGGCGTACTATGCCACGCTCTTGCCGGAACTCCGCCGCACGGGCAAGCCGGTTATCGCCAGCGTCGCAGGACTCTCGCTAGAGGAATTCATCTCCACGGCTCAAGCACTAGCGGCATCCGGTGCCGATTTGATCGAGATCAACCTAAACGACCCTCATGTCCATCGACACGTCAACCCTTTCTCCTCCTCGGCACGCCTCTTCGAGGTTGTCTCGGCAATCCGCCACGCTGTGTCCGCACCGGTGGCGGTCAAATTCCCTTCCACGGTTCCGCTGCCGTTGACGGAAGTCGCAGCAGTCCTGCGCGACGCCGACATCCGCGCCGCCATCTGCCACAACGCTTCGGTCAATGGTGCACCTTCGCAAGCGTACACCATACTTCAGGCCGTGAGAGGCAGAATAGACATCATCGGCGTTGGCGGGGTCGCCAGCGGGGCGGATGCAGCAACGTTTCTGAACAGCGGCATCAAAGCCCTCCAGGTGGCCACCGCAGTAGTGAAGGAAGGCGTCGGCACCTTTGCCCGCTTAAAGCGGGAACTGCTGGAGTACGCCGAACCGCGAACCGTGGCGTGATGAGACGCGTCTCTTTTAGGTAGAGGCCCGGACGGAGAGAAAGCCGAGCCGAGCTAACACAGCCCGTGTCCGTGGCGCGCGGTTCGCATTGTCGGACGGGGTCAGTTCGTCAATCAGCTTTTGTAAATCTGCCTGTTCATCCACATCGTACCACGTCGGCACATGCGCGACCCGCAGCCCGGCCCGCCGCGCTTGGGCCAGCGTCTCTTCTAAGACACTCGCTGTGCTCCAATGGATATTCTCGAACAATGCGGGATGCAGCCCGCGCGCGCCGATCAGATAATACCCACCATCCAGGCTCGGCCCGATGACAACATCGTTCTCAGGCTCAGCCAGGTGCGCGAACGCTTCCTGGAGATGCGCGCTCGGCAACGTAGGGATATCGCTGCCGATCAGCACCGCTCCCGAGAACCCCGCCGCGAACACATCGGCAAATGCATGCATTTCTCGCTCTCCCAGCGAAGCGCCGCGTTGTAGGAAATAGCGGAGAGGAAACGGTAGCAATTCACGAAAGAGCGACTCGCTCTCGGCAGGAGTAAATGCCAGGCAGACCTGCACTTGCGGTAGCGCGCACGCCCGCGCGACCGAGTCGATGAGAAAACAACGGGCGAGATCTGCAGCCTCTGCCAACGCTAGCGGCGGACAGAGCCGGGTTTTCACCTGACCGACCACTGGAGCCTTCGCAAAGACGATCACTGCATTCGTCATGAAACCTTTCTCTTACTCGGTCTCTCGCCGTTCTGGCAACTCCCAGCAGTTGACAGGCTCCGAGCGCCTCAGTATCGTCTCGGGCTGCATGAACCCAGCAGACGAAATTGTCGCCCTCGTCGACGGACGGAACCAGGTCATCGGTGCCACTACGCGCCGCGAGATGCGCGCCAAGAATCTTCCCCATCGCAGCACCTACATCTTAGTGTTCAGTTCGCAAAGCCAACTCTATGTCCAGAAGCGGACGATGACGAAGGATGTGTTCCCCGGCTACCATGATCCCGCCACTGGCGGCGTCGTTTTATCGGGCGAAAGTTACGAGCAAAGTGCCGTACGCGAATTGGCGGAAGAAATGGGCATTCGCGAGGTGCCGCTGACGTGGCTGTTCGACTTTTACTTCTCCGATCCATGCACCCGCGTGTGGGGCGGCGTCTTTTCGTGCACCTATGACGGCCCGCTGATCCTGCAAGAAGAAGAAGTCGAAAGCGTTTCTCTCCTCACGATCGAGGAAGTTTTCCGGCAGGCAACGACCAGCCCATTCACGCCGGACGGGTTATACGTGATTCAGCGCTACACAGAGAGGCGCGGATGAAATTCGGACTCCTCTTTCACCTGCAAGATCCACCGCATGGCGAGAATATGCCCCGCCTCTACGATGAGGTCTTCGAGCAAGCGCAATACGCCGAGCAGCTCGGCTTCGACGCCTTTTTCGTCCCGGAACACCACCAAATGCCGGACGGCTATCTGCCGGCGCCGCTGACCT
The DNA window shown above is from Deltaproteobacteria bacterium and carries:
- the yfcD gene encoding NUDIX hydrolase YfcD, which translates into the protein MNPADEIVALVDGRNQVIGATTRREMRAKNLPHRSTYILVFSSQSQLYVQKRTMTKDVFPGYHDPATGGVVLSGESYEQSAVRELAEEMGIREVPLTWLFDFYFSDPCTRVWGGVFSCTYDGPLILQEEEVESVSLLTIEEVFRQATTSPFTPDGLYVIQRYTERRG
- a CDS encoding MBL fold metallo-hydrolase, giving the protein MLHAGNITIHFLNAGFWWDDGGAQFGIVPRELWEREKPANARHRIKMSLTCPLILTGNEVILVDTGIGNRLSERERQIYDPEPADRLTNGLRALGLAPDDVTHVILSHLHFDHVGGVIDKAATGDLRLVFPKARFFMQKAEWDLALSPTDERLAAAYRHAPECLQALENVTLLEGDSSITAGVRTAVSGGHTDLHQCVIVEAGGTGLIHLADIVPTTSHIRLAWNAAYDTNPLGTIAAKKRFFAEARAKNLWVSFSHDDQVAAARLGPEGGKAPQLAETIRVG
- a CDS encoding TIGR04282 family arsenosugar biosynthesis glycosyltransferase is translated as MTNAVIVFAKAPVVGQVKTRLCPPLALAEAADLARCFLIDSVARACALPQVQVCLAFTPAESESLFRELLPFPLRYFLQRGASLGEREMHAFADVFAAGFSGAVLIGSDIPTLPSAHLQEAFAHLAEPENDVVIGPSLDGGYYLIGARGLHPALFENIHWSTASVLEETLAQARRAGLRVAHVPTWYDVDEQADLQKLIDELTPSDNANRAPRTRAVLARLGFLSVRAST